A single genomic interval of Lathyrus oleraceus cultivar Zhongwan6 chromosome 7, CAAS_Psat_ZW6_1.0, whole genome shotgun sequence harbors:
- the LOC127104811 gene encoding cysteine proteinase inhibitor 1-like translates to MRFQSLSLLFLILFASATLNQAIPGGWTPIKNITDAYVIEIARFAVVEYDKLKGETLEFDKLIKGESQVVVGTNYHLTLSAKYGSSSYNYEAAVWDHPLKHLRNLTSFKRA, encoded by the coding sequence ATGAGATTTCAATCCCTTAGTCTCCTCTTCCTTATTTTGTTTGCTTCTGCCACTCTGAATCAAGCTATACCAGGCGGTTGGACTCCAATAAAGAACATCACTGATGCATACGTGATTGAAATAGCCCGTTTCGCAGTTGTCGAGTACGACAAGCTAAAAGGAGAAACATTGGAGTTTGATAAACTTATCAAAGGTGAATCACAGGTGGTTGTAGGGACCAACTACCACCTTACTCTTTCTGCCAAATACGGTTCATCTTCTTACAATTATGAAGCCGCTGTGTGGGATCATCCATTGAAGCACTTAAGGAACCTCACTTCCTTTAAACGTGCTTGA